DNA from Elaeis guineensis isolate ETL-2024a chromosome 2, EG11, whole genome shotgun sequence:
TTGATTACATGTTGCTCGTTCTGAACCCGGGATTCTACCCCTGGAGACTGATAATTTCGATGTGCTACCTCTCGGTCAACTGTCACGGCCATAGTTTAAAAGAAGTTATCATTATGACAAACCTGGTTCTGAATAAATGTATCTATCATCAGATTTTCACCAGCTTGACGGCGGGCTCTTTCAGCATATCTTTCTGACTTTATTTCTTATGATGCCTCAGTGGATGAAAAAAGCATGGAAAAAAGGATGAAAAATTCATTGGAATTCCTGATCCAATAAAGAATCCCATTTTGGATTTAATATGGATAAAATAAAAGATTTCTTTATGTTATCACAAATCTGGTTCTGAATAAATGTCTATCATATATCATCAAAATGCTATTATTATGGTTTTGATTGCTCTgctttgttatgaatgcaagcgGTATTGTATAAATTTACTGCAGGGGTTGCTTTGTGGCAACATCATTTGTGATGGTTGCTGGCTGTGGACATTAATTTGGCATGATGAAGCAATATAATCAGATTATGGATATCAAAATCCTACAGCTATGGTGCGTAAAGTATATAAATTGAACTCTTCCTTATCCTCTGGAAAGAAAATCCACACAACTCCAAATGAACATGTTCTTCGGCCTTGTACTTCTAAAATCCAGACCGGTGGCTAATCAGGGCCGGGTCATTGGGTTATTGGTCCAACTTCCTGGTCAATCAGTCAGACCaagttataattaaaaatattgaaaaaagtaAATGTATAAAAATATGTATAACTATCCCTACTTTTTTATTaattgatgaaaatgatttattattttttattagatactaatttttaaaatacatctaTTTACATTCTACACTATTTAATAGTACTATGAATAGAAAACTATGAttcatttaattataaaaatgtaTTTACATTGTATATAATatagaaaatatatataattagttgacatttttatttttttgcaaatagtaaaatttttatagtatcCAAATGCGGCAAAtgaaacatatattttttttctttaatttttttcatcaaagaaTTGTTCACTTTTTATGGGAAGGAAttgattattaaaataataagtaAATGACATCTTTTGAATAAATAGATATAATTACATTGCTGGACAAGTTATCTAGGAGTAATTGTTGGACTGGTGGTTAGGGGTTTCTAGATGAACACGTGGTGACGGGCTTGTGTCTAATTCACGTGTTTCTTCTTCTTGGTTCAGCGGTTTTCATGCGATTCAGCAGCATTTCTACTTCTGTTAGAAAACCACCTTTGTTTACCGGTTTTCCGGTCAGACCAGTTGTCCCAGTGGACTGACTTAAGGTTAAATAATAGATATTActttctgaaaaataaaataagtatatATGGCAATAGAAAGCTAGCATCAGCAATAACACTAAATATTAGTTTCCAAGTGTTGGTATCATTGGAGGCAACTTGCCAGTTGGAACAGTATCATCCATTGGATGGCATAAAGAATGCAGGCACAACCTAACATTAATAAGAAATCAAGTTTAGACCATTTGCAATCTCTTGGATACTTTTGAGGAGCTTAAGATTTCATAACTATTGTCCAAGGTAACCGTTCTCAGAAAACAATTGTTAGCTTACCAAAAGAAGGTCCTGTTCTTCGAGTTGGATGTCAATTGGATGATCCGGCTGAAAATTTTCCTACATGTTTAGGGAGAAATACTAGTCTCAATGGTAAAGCAATCAAATTGTTCTTAGATCTCTTAAGTGGAACTTCTTCCGTTCTGCAGATACAGCACTACTGAATCTTTAAAATAAGCACAGAAGAGAGAGCGTATCCAATCATACTcatgaatgttttttttttttttcggtaccAATCATACACATGAATGTTGCGAAAACCAATTATATATAGTTTGCCACCCATCAAATGCACCAGCATAAcgggtggaaaaaaaaaaagatcaaatatgCAGATAAGCTTGAACTGAACGAATTCCGGATCAGGCTGTGATCAATCGAAACTAGACCACATTACTTCTTAGGTTTGGAAAAATGACCAGCCTGACCTATGGCTCATTCTCCATGAGTCACCCAAGACAATGGATTTACCAGGTCTATCTCCATAACTCAATGATGTAGGAATCCCTGGATACCAGGCATCCACCACTCCATGACTGCATCTACTTCGATATGTAGTGCAGCCCAGCCATCCCTGGAGCACTTGGTAAATCACCTACAACTCTATTTGTCTTCCAAGCATGAAGAAAAGCAGGAATTTCAGGTGATCCAAACATCAGTATTGCCCTTGCCTATCGCAAAATTTTGAACCAGTGAATGACTGCAAAACCATGTATGGCAGACTTAGCAGTGTCTTTCATTAGCAGACTTATCATAACGCTTAGCAAGAAAACTTAAGGAAACGATAACTTGGAGAACTTTAAATATTGCATTTTCCTTCGAGCATTTGTTGACAGTAAGTGTAACCAGAATTACTTAATAAAGTGCTAATCAACCAAAATGTTATTAGTCCATGTTTTTCAGCCTTGAAAACATGGAATCCAACCAACTAAAATTCCAGGTGGAAGAAACAAAGGGCCTATAGTCTGACTACATGGCGAATGAATAATATCACATGAAAACCCATTCTTGCACCAGTGGAAAGAACGTGATGCAAGCATTTGACTGCCACAATCTGCGAAACATCATCTTCCCTGAGAGTGCAATTCAATTTTTGCTTCAGTGGAGCACTCAGCAGCACATAAAGCCCATTAGGCTCAAGATGATATGCTTGACATACTACTGCTCATCCCAAAGCCAGTTCAACTGTAACAGCAGCAAGATGGTAATCACACAACCCATAACCAAAACAAGTTTACTTCACATATTTGGATCTAACTTAAAAAAAGAATCCACAAAATGGAGTATTTTAAGGGTTTGCAGAACAACAGAAAAATGAAGTTTAATCAAGTGCAACTAAATTGCTTGATTTAGAAAATTACTTAAATAAACACATACTCCCAAATCCCCAATGACAGGGAATCCTGTACTGGTTACATAAAACCATGCAATCTTCAAATGATAAATAGAAGGTAGAAAATGAAAGAATTATTTTTGTTACCTATATAGACTATGGATAAGCAATTCAGTTATTGTATGGGATAAATGTTGATGACATAAAGAAAGGGAAGATGGGAATCAGGATTTGTTTGGTCGGGTCTTGTTGTTTCTGATTATTCAATATTGAGTTTGATCCAGGTCTATAACTTTCCATCTGACAACAGAACCAAAAATTTCCAAATAGGTATAATATCTGGGCCCACTCCCAACCTCAAGTCTCAGTTTCAACAGTGAATTTCACAACTGAAATGATGAGAGGAAGCTGCAAGACTAAAAGCTAAAAAAAAGGGACCAGAAAAAGCACCAGTAAGTCCAGGCTTTAGCCCTAGAAAATAGAGGGAGTACCTTAACCTGATCTGCTATGCACCACGATGACACTCCAGCTGCTTTGTGTGCTCCAGTAGAACCTGTATCAGATCAGCCATCAGGAAACATACACAAATTAGTTGCGGCCAGGTATGGGGACATCTATCCTTTAGCTTGCGCATTCATGGTATCTAATTTAATCTTTTTAGAAGTATGCAGAGCATGGCACAAGAATAAACAAGATAAGAATAAAGTAAAAACCACTGGATAAACTAAAAGCAAAACAAATTTTGAGAATGTGaaaaaatgtaagtgaaataCAACATCTCTTACTTCTCGTATGTAATGAGCGACTGCTTTGCATCCTTCTATTGCAAGTTGCATTACattttcaaaaatatccattGGTAGTTTTGCATCCATCTGATATTTAAGTAACAAAATGATCAAATGACATAAAAATGAACTGAAGAGAAACCGTGCATGAGCCAGGAAAACGGTAAAGCCGCACATGAAAGTCAAACATATTTATGCTCCTATATAAATTCTAGattcaaatcccaaagaaagaatTTGCACTCATCACAATAACTTGAGAATCAAAACACATTAACAGATATGTAAGAATCAAAAGAACTGAACAAGCAAATTCTCAGTATTACTGGTTACTTTGCAGTTAGATTATGTTatgaattaaatgaaaaagatagaAATTGTTTTGCAGTTTTTCTTTGAAAACTGTCCCCCCTTTCCAAAGCCTAGATAGTTCAGATATCTAATAGACATGATAATACTAAGACCTATATTTTATTGATTCGATGAAACCAACATTTTAAATCAAATAAGAACCAATTTTACAGAAACAATGAATTTCGACCAACTCAAGATTAGCCAGAACAAAGATATGTTTGATCAAATGACCAAATTTATTTGGGCACCTTGTAAAATACAGCTTAGAATTGTTGCTTTACTAGGGAAAATCGGATCCATTCCAATAACAGCATTATAGCTGCATCTCTTATTCATTTTTCACTGTTATTTCCGCAAAGAGAACATATAAACCTTAATAATGCCTACATAGAATAGAACATTTTTTTCAGAACATCTTTTAATTACAGATACATATGTTAAACTAAAAGTAAAGAATTAACTACAAAGCCATAAACATATATATTAACTCAGATTATCAAATTGTTACTAATAGTCTAaactaaacaaataaataaaataaaactactgCCATACTACCTGCTACATATTGATACActgcaaataaaaattatttatgattgcttGAGCAAAGATGAGGCCATAGTAATAGATAAGCAGCAATTCAGGAATAGAAACATGCTAGCTGGAATTTGTACCAACAATGAAATTGGAAGATCAATCTAGAATTTAGTTATAAACCTGAAGAAGAGTGACTTTATCCATCTTTGCAAGTATGCCCACTGTGACATCTGGACCCCCAGCACTATCCTCTACATAGTTTAGATCTGTCCATAAgacaatcaataaattaatttccTATCGATGCTGCTAAGATTCTGATATGAATAATTATGAAAATACACAAAAAAGCGAGCAGTCACACCAAGCAAAGGAGTGGAGCAAAGATATCCAGCACTACAGGAGGTAACTATATCACGCATTGGAATCCCAGCATCTGCAAGAGCTAATGTTGCAGCATTGATGCATGCTGATCTTGTTCCTATAGCAAAGAAGATTGTATTCAGATAACTGGAACATAGAGATGGCAGTAATCTTTCAGTTCATTGCACTAGAATGAGGTGTATGATGATTGGGGGGGGGGTCAGGGGAGTGGAGATAGCGTCAAGACCACAATGGTTGCTACAGTTCATGAAAAAGTAACTTGATGAGCCCCAGAGACGACACATACCACCATCAGCTTGAAGAACTTGGACAAATATATCAATCTAGAAAACATATGAAGAAAGAACCattagaaaagaaacaaaagagaaACTGAATATTAAGTTCTAACAAAAAATGCCAAAGGACAAGAAGACCAACCTGGGAATGTGGCATTAAATGTGTCAAGATACATGCCTCCATGGTTTGGCGAATTACTAAAGATATTTCAGTAGACCGTCTGCCATAAGGACAGGATCAAATATGTTTACCCATAAATCAGTGTATTTACCCATAAATCAATGTAATAACACGTGTAGCATATAATCATATTCATATAAATTCACATGTACCAACAAATTATATCTTGTTAACTTTTCCATCTAGCATAACAAAAGACAGGACAGAATCATCATTAAGTAACTCCTGTTTAACCCCGTCTGGTAAGTTCCAGCAGACTATATTCATACGCATATTATGCCAGCATCAAATATTCTGAAAATTCTTATCTGTAGCTCTAGATAAAATAACTACAGTTCTATAATGCCAAGACAGCATCAAAACCCTTCATGAACAGCAACATAAACCACTATCCACAAATTGGCAAACAAAGAACTTTCCAATGTTTTGAAGGGGATTCACCTGTCACCCTTCGGTTTTCTTCTCCTATCTCCGGTGCTAAAATTAGCCATACCATACTCACAGCGTACCTGGAGTTGCAATTACAATATACAAGGAGATGTACATGCAtctcaaaaagaaacttttggtgCTCAAGGATGGAGGTTGCAGAGGGGCAAGAGTTACCAGTGCTTGATTGTTAATCTGTTGGCCCTTATTCCGCACCTGAAATGTTCAAAAATAAAAGCTAACTTGATCAGAAATTCAACACCATGAAACACAAATTTTAGGGCAAAATTCAAATTTCCGGTTGTTAATCATCTCTTCTAATAATTCTTTTCTATTTTACGACTCTTTCATATAATTCCGTTCTCTTTTAAGCCTCTGTCATTTCATCGAATAGATTTGATGCCATTAGAGTGGACAAGTAAACAAATCAAGAAGAGCAAATAAACAAGAACAAGCGGGTACAAGCATGACTGGAATAAACATTTAGGTCCATGAGACAAACAACAAAGGGTTTTAGAAAAGAAAGGTTAGGATTTGGGAGTTCAAACCTCTCTGGGTCCATACACAGCAGCGATAACCTTGGTGTTTCCCATCTCGAACAGGGCAGAGCTGCATCCAACCAAACCCAAACAGAAACCAAAACTCACTCCTTTTCGCTCCTTGCCTCCTTATACAGTTTCTTGACGGGTAAAAGGGAAAAGAAACCAAAAAAGAGGGCAAGAAAACCATACCCATCGGCCTTGGCAACAACGCCGATCTCTCCACGAATCTGCCTCATCTGCAATCGAACGAAAGAGAGGTGGTCAACGAAATGAAATCAAATAAaagcacgagagagagagagagagagagagagtggtacTTCGTTGGGACGGCGACCATCTAACCGAAAGCCAGTGAGGGGATTCACGTACTCCATGGCCGGAATCGCTGGGAGCAGCCAGGTGACACGAAGAGGGTTTTAGACGGGACGGAAACCAACCATAGGGTGCTAATTATAAGCCGAAACAGTATAATACGATTTAATGatttaaattaagttttaataaTTACATTGGATAAAATTTGAATTCTATGTATGGTTCTCCATTTCTTATCTACTTATACTCGGATTTAGCCATATTCGACTTTGGGAACCCAGTTATCCGAGTACTAaggaaaattatataaataaataaataatatatatatatataagaatataacAAAAATAGGTACAtgatttttttgttaattttttatatatttatattcgtattttttgttttttttccatGGATGCGCTCTTTGCTTCCTGTCCATCACTATTTTAGTCTCAAAATCCCAAATGATATTTAGATTTTGATTATATTTTAATCAAGTTAAATATAAATAGAAAACTTAAAATCTTTGTGTCAcaagattggattttttttttaaaccaatCATTACCATGCttgttttatattataatatgccAAAATCAATTCTGCAAAAAGTTCTTTTAGTTTTGAACATTGCCGACACTTGGCTGATAGGTCTATGCTAAAAAAAGCTTTCTAGATTTGGCTTCCGACAAGAAAGATTAAGGACCATGCGGATTTTTTGTCACAtcctacgatgaaaaattttcttcacATATTTGACTGTGaagtttcaaaaaaattaaaatagaaataGGATTTATGTCAAAGATCGAATTTCTTtcttagttcaaataaaattaaaaatttaaaataaatatattaaataaaaataattataaaaaagttaaaatttatagaaatagatcttgatttttattttaattttttctatcatCTCATCTAATTCTtcacaaatttaaaaatatagttaattattttttaaaaaaaaataatttgaatattttgtttcaaaattcaaataatgAAATTTTGATCCATTTTAACATAGTTTGTTGTAAATTGTCGATGTCAAAGAATTACTTGATTTCTAAAATTATGATCTTTAAAACTTCAGCTCATGACGGGACTTCCTCAAATAGTGAATTTTGCTGCTGGATCATGTTGAATTTTACTATAATAACTAAAATAGTTCATGTCAAATTATATCCACATTGGTCAAAATGATTCATATCAAATTTTGTAATCTTCTTGAATCATGCtatcaaagattttaaaaaatgaaCTAAACCTTGATACCCTCGCAATGTTTGATGAGTTTTATACTGGAATTTTAA
Protein-coding regions in this window:
- the LOC105039677 gene encoding exosome complex component RRP41 homolog isoform X1 — translated: MEYVNPLTGFRLDGRRPNEMRQIRGEIGVVAKADGSALFEMGNTKVIAAVYGPREVRNKGQQINNQALVRCEYGMANFSTGDRRRKPKGDRRSTEISLVIRQTMEACILTHLMPHSQIDIFVQVLQADGGTRSACINAATLALADAGIPMRDIVTSCSAGYLCSTPLLDLNYVEDSAGGPDVTVGILAKMDKVTLLQMDAKLPMDIFENVMQLAIEGCKAVAHYIREVLLEHTKQLECHRGA
- the LOC105039677 gene encoding exosome complex component RRP41 homolog isoform X2; this encodes MEYVNPLTGFRLDGRRPNEMRQIRGEIGVVAKADGSALFEMGNTKVIAAVYGPREVRNKGQQINNQALVRCEYGMANFSTGDRRRKPKGDRRSTEISLVIRQTMEACILTHLMPHSQIDIFVQVLQADGGTRSACINAATLALADAGIPMRDIVTSCSAGYLCSTPLLDLNYVEDSAGGPDVTVGILAKMDKVTLLQVLLEHTKQLECHRGA